Proteins from a genomic interval of Pristis pectinata isolate sPriPec2 chromosome 21, sPriPec2.1.pri, whole genome shotgun sequence:
- the LOC127581198 gene encoding nitric oxide synthase, inducible-like, which translates to MLCPWHFLTKPKYRGKYEPGVSKTADVNNNEEKSFGNGFIQYPKDPSPPEPHHSSETRRCPYAPKFVRLLNMENGAMLQDTLHQKAVRKMPCQSATCRGSLMNPKAMTRGPRDKPVPPEEILPQALDFINQYYQSFKSPKTEEHLARIEQVTKSITDTGTYDLTMEELIFACKQAWRNAPRCIGRIQWSNLQVFDARKCTTAKEMFQHMCRHFKYASNDGNLRSTITIFPQRTDGKHDFRIWNSQLVKYAGYQMPDGSIIGDPAGVVFTQLCVNLGWTPRYGRFDVLPLVIQANGQDPEVFEIPPELVLEVEFEHPTFEWFKDLNLKWYALPAVANMLLEVGGLEFPGCPFNGWYMSSEIGVRDFCDVQRYNVLEEVGKKMGLETNKLSSLWKDKALVEINIAVLHSFQKKNVTIMDHHTASQSFMKHMENEFRLRGGCPGDWVWLVPPISGSITQVFHQEILNYILSPFFYYQIEAWKTHNWQDERLRPKKNEIKFKQLATAALFSSALMRKTMAKRTKATILYATETGKSETFAKRLSTLFNGAFNAKVVCMDDYDMNSLGNESLVLVVASTFGNGDSPGNGEMFKKALFSKKLLKGYKFRYSIFGLGSRMYPQFCAFAHTLDKKLEQLGAVRMSPTGEGDELGGQEESFVDWAITTFKTACKVFNVRGNVELGQFKMASKNSVWDPSRYRFVMESRSLDLCSVISKMQGKKILPMKLKSRKNLQSSESSRSTILVELTCEDPENLQYLPGEHVGIFPRNQEDLVANLIKRLKETPTPHQCVQVEVNNGNSAKDWKVDERIPACTLEEAFTYFLDITTPPSQHLLKKFAQLAAEESEKNRILELSQNSQEYDKWKSFHSPNILEVLEEFQSIQCPAMFLFTQLMLLKPRYYSISSSLDMNPGEVHLTVAVVNYKTRDGQGPMHHGVCSTWLNVVEKDELVPCYVRSTAGFHLPKNQSKPCILVGPGTGIAPFRSFWQQRQHDFEKKGIKGGSMTLVFGCRDSQKDHIYKEETLELKDKGILKGVYTAYSREPGKKKTYVQDILREKLAPEVYKVLHEEKGHIYICGEIKMAQDVTETLKAIIAKQGDMNTEDAEEFLTELKNQKRYHEDIFGATFQK; encoded by the exons ATGTTGTGCCCATGGCATTTTCTAACGAAACCCAAGTACAGGGGCAAGTACGAGCCTGGAGTCAGCAAAACGGCGGATGTGAACAACAACGAGGAGAAAAG CTTCGGCAATGGGTTCATCCAGTATCCTAAGGACCCGTCTCCCCCTGAG CCGCATCACAGCAGTGAGACCAGGCGCTGTCCTTACGCACCCAAATTTGTGAGACTACTTAACATGGAGAACGGGGCGATGCTGCAGGATACCCTCCATCAGAAAGCAGTGAGG AAAATGCCGTGCCAGTCTGCGACATGCAGGGGATCGCTCATGAACCCGAAAGCAATGACCAGAGGACCTCGGGATAAGCCTGTCCCGCCAGAGGAGATCCTGCCCCAGGCTTTGGACTTCATCAATCAATACTACCAATCCTTCAAAAG CCCCAAAACTGAAGAGCATCTAGCTCGCATTGAGCAAGTGACAAAAAGCATCACAGACACGGGCACATACGATCTGACCATGGAAGAGCTGATATTTGCCTGCAAGCAAGCTTGGCGCAACGCTCCTCGTTGCATTGGCCGTATCCAGTGGTCCAACCTCCAG GTGTTTGATGCTCGCAAATGCACCACCGCAAAGGAGATGTTCCAACACATGTGTCGGCATTTCAAGTACGCGTCCAATGACGGCAACTTAAG ATCCACCATCACCATCTTCCCTCAGAGGACCGATGGAAAGCATGACTTCAGGATATGGAACAGTCAATTAGTCAAATACGCAGGGTATCAGATGCCTGATGGCTCCATCATTGGGGATCCAGCTGGAGTTGTATTCACACAG CTGTGTGTAAACTTGGGCTGGACACCTCGCTACGGCCGCTTTGATGTGCTTCCTTTAGTCATTCAAGCCAACGGTCAAGATCCAGAAGTGTTTGAAATTCCACCGGAACTGGTCCTTGAAGTAGAGTTCGAGCATCCAAC ATTTGAGTGGTTCAAGGACCTGAACCTCAAGTGGTATGCTCTTCCTGCTGTAGCCAACATGCTGCTTGAAGTTGGAGGCCTGGAGTTTCCTGGATGCCCTTTTAATGGCTGGTACATGAGTTCTGAGATTGGTGTTCGAGACTTCTGTGACGTTCAGCGATACAACGTGTTGGAG GAAGTgggaaagaaaatgggattggAGACAAACAAGTTGTCATCTCTGTGGAAGGACAAGGCCTTGGTGGAGATTAACATCGCTGTGCTCCACAGTTTCCAG AAGAAGAATGTCACCATCATGGACCACCACACTGCCTCCCAGTCCTTCATGAAGCACATGGAGAATGAGTTTCGGCTGAGAGGAGGCTGCCCTGGCGACTGGGTCTGGCTGGTGCCACCAATATCTGGAAGCATCACGCAGGTGTTCCATCAGGAGATCCTGAATtacatcctcagccccttcttttaTTATCAG ATTGAGGCTTGGAAAACACACAACTGGCAAGATGAAAGACTGAGACCAAAGAAGAATGAGATCAAATTCAAACAATTAGCAAC GGCCGCACTTTTTTCTTCTGCTCTGATGAGGAAGACCATGGCCAAGAGGACAAAAGCAACAATTCTGTACGCCACAGAAACAGGAAAATCAGAAACCTTTGCCAAAAGGCTGTCCACGTTGTTCAACGGTGCTTTCAATGCCAAg GTCGTCTGCATGGATGACTATGATATGAATAGTCTAGGCAATGAGTCTCTGGTCTTGGTGGTAGCAAGTACCTTTGGAAATGGAGATTCACCTGGAAATGGAGAG ATGTTTAAGAAAGCCTTGTTTTCCAAGAAGCTGTTGAAGGGATACAAATTCAG GTACTCCATCTTTGGCCTGGGATCTCGCATGTACCCACAATTCTGTGCTTTCGCCCACACACTTGACAAGAAGCTGGAACAGCTCGGAGCCGTCCGCATGTCACCAACAGGAGAAGGAGATGAACTCGGCGGGCAAGAGGAGTCCTTTGTGGACTGGGCCATCACCACATTCAAG ACAGCCTGCAAAGTCTTTAATGTGCGGGGTAATGTGGAGCTTGGACAGTTCAAGATGGCCTCTAAAAATAGTGTGTGGGATCCCAGCCGGTACAGATTCGTAATGGAGtccaggtcactggatctgtgttCAG TTATCTCCAAAATGCAAGGAAAGAAAATTCTGCCAATGAAGTTAAAATCAAGGAAGAACCTGCAGAGCTCAGAATCCAG CCGTTCTACCATCCTGGTCGAGCTGACCTGCGAGGATCCTGAGAACCTGCAGTATCTGCCTGGGGAGCACGTCGGAATTTTCCCTCGCAATCAGGAGGACCTCGTCGCCAACCTGATCAAGAGGCTGAAAGAGACACCAACTCCACATCAGTGTGTCCAAGTGGAGGTTAACAATGGCAACAGTGCCAAGG ACTGGAAAGTTGATGAAAGGATCCCAGCGTGCACTCTTGAAGAGGCCTTTACGTATTTCTTGGACATCACCACTCCACCTTCTCAACACCTCCTGAAGAAGTTTGCCCAACTGGCTGCGGAGGAATCAGAGAAGAACCGGATACTGGAACTGAGCCAG AATTCCCAGGAGTATGACAAATGGAAGTCCTTCCACAGCCCCAACATCCTGGAGGTCCTGGAGGAATTTCAGTCCATCCAATGCCCCGCCATGTTCCTCTTCACCCAGTTAATGTTGCTGAAGCCCAGATATTACTCCATCAGTTCGTCACTGGATATGAACCCAGGAGAAGTCCACCTGACTGTTGCAGTTGTGAACTACAAGACTAGAG ATGGACAAGGCCCCATGCATCATGGCGTCTGCAGTACCTGGCTCAACGTTGTGGAAAAAGATGAGCTGGTCCCATGTTATGTGCGCAG TACTGCAGGATTCCATCTTCCAAAGAACCAATCGAAGCCCTGTATACTGGTGGGCCCGGGAACAGGGATCGCTCCATTCCGAAGCTTCTGGCAGCAGCGGCAGCATGACTTTGAGAAAAAAG GAATCAAAGGTGGGTCCATGACTTTGGTGTTTGGATGTCGGGATTCACAAAAGGATCACATTTATAAAGAAGAAACACTGGAGCTTAAGGACAAAGGTATCCTGAAGGGTGTTTACACAGCTTACTCCAGGGAGCCAGGCAAGAAAAAG ACTTACGTGCAAGATATTCTTCGGGAAAAGCTGGCGCCTGAAGTCTACAAGGTACTGCATGAAGAAAAAGGACATATCTACATCTGTGGCGAGATCAAGATGGCACAGGATGTCACCGAAACCCTAAAGGCCATCATCGCCAAGCAGGGAGATATGAACACCGAGGACGCTGAGGAGTTCCTCACAGAATTGAAG AACCAGAAGCGTTACCACGAAGACATCTTTGGGGCAACTTTCCAGAAATAA